From the Maioricimonas rarisocia genome, one window contains:
- a CDS encoding helix-turn-helix domain-containing protein, whose translation MSRITAENVLLRQDGHAFLVLRENLFAYTALMQPPADNPGCHTNPVTICGPPGVGKSLLVKSYVRDRIDQQPGIPVVHVSGAQFIADLAEAAAENRIPQWQRSHRSAGLFICEDLQSLATHDEAQQHLQAAIDEVDATGGQVVLTALRLPGEINGLSAKLVNRCHGGICATIDLPGPASRRKLLDHFLAEQQLILPEALVDELTREMAVAPRELRAIVQELAVATRGQPNIPEQLVRNVVNQRKEEYGVTLPDVARAVAKRFGVGLSALRSGRRLRSLVLPRQTAMLLARELTDARYAEIGEYFGGRNHSTVVHACQRIRELLETTPELASSVDQVRTQLVSRRIPAKC comes from the coding sequence GTGTCCCGGATTACCGCCGAGAACGTCCTCCTGCGGCAGGATGGGCACGCTTTCCTCGTGCTGCGGGAGAATCTGTTTGCCTACACGGCGCTGATGCAACCGCCCGCAGACAACCCGGGATGCCATACGAATCCCGTCACAATCTGTGGTCCTCCAGGTGTTGGAAAGTCCCTGCTGGTTAAAAGTTACGTTCGCGACCGCATCGACCAGCAACCGGGAATTCCGGTCGTCCATGTCTCTGGAGCCCAGTTCATCGCCGATCTGGCCGAAGCCGCTGCCGAGAACCGCATCCCTCAATGGCAGCGGTCCCACCGGTCCGCAGGACTGTTCATCTGCGAAGATCTGCAGTCCCTGGCGACGCACGACGAAGCCCAGCAGCATCTGCAGGCCGCTATCGACGAAGTCGATGCGACCGGCGGGCAGGTCGTCCTGACAGCGTTGCGGCTGCCGGGTGAGATCAACGGTCTGTCGGCAAAGCTGGTGAATCGGTGCCACGGCGGCATCTGTGCCACGATTGACCTGCCCGGACCGGCCAGCCGCCGCAAGCTGCTCGACCATTTCCTTGCCGAACAGCAGCTCATCCTGCCGGAGGCACTGGTCGATGAACTGACCCGCGAGATGGCCGTCGCGCCGCGGGAACTTCGAGCCATTGTGCAGGAGCTGGCAGTGGCTACCCGGGGACAACCGAACATCCCGGAACAGCTCGTACGGAACGTGGTGAATCAACGGAAGGAAGAGTACGGTGTCACACTTCCCGATGTGGCCAGGGCTGTGGCCAAGCGGTTTGGAGTCGGGCTTTCGGCCCTGCGATCCGGCCGGCGACTTCGCTCGCTCGTCCTGCCCCGGCAAACAGCGATGCTGCTGGCCCGGGAGCTGACCGACGCCCGCTATGCCGAGATCGGGGAGTACTTCGGCGGTCGGAATCACAGCACGGTCGTACATGCCTGCCAGCGTATCCGCGAGTTGCTGGAGACCACACCGGAGCTGGCCAGTTCCGTTGACCAGGTGCGGACTCAACTCGTCTCGCGGCGGATCCCGGCGAAGTGTTGA
- a CDS encoding DciA family protein, whose protein sequence is MERSGRKTTSDGSSSRPQALGDVLSQLFAARGYGRVRGDRHLHDAWADVAGEQIRKQTKVMALRNGVLQVAVSNSALLSELVAFHKAELVDRFRTDHPECKVRDLKFRLRGDLK, encoded by the coding sequence GTGGAACGTTCAGGGAGGAAGACAACATCGGACGGATCATCCTCCAGGCCGCAGGCCCTGGGAGATGTCCTCTCACAACTCTTCGCCGCACGGGGCTATGGCCGTGTTCGCGGAGACCGGCATCTGCACGACGCCTGGGCGGATGTCGCTGGCGAGCAGATCCGGAAGCAGACAAAAGTGATGGCCCTGCGGAATGGCGTTCTGCAGGTGGCGGTTTCCAACTCGGCCCTCCTCAGCGAACTGGTCGCCTTCCACAAGGCGGAGCTGGTCGACCGGTTCCGCACCGACCATCCCGAATGCAAAGTCCGCGACCTGAAGTTCCGACTGCGGGGCGACCTGAAGTAG
- a CDS encoding DNA gyrase subunit B has translation MSNETPNQPDSGYSEAQIRALEGIEGIRLRPDMYIGGTDLHGLHHLVYELVANSVDEAVNGYATTISVTIHGDGSCTVVDDGRGIPVGPMPDMENRSALEVVFTEIHAGGKFDRKSGYTVGTGGLHGVGITAVNACSEWLEAEVRRQGHVWTIEFREGVVETPLKKGGATDQTGTKITFKPDGTIFQTTSFSYDGLHKTLQDAAFLNAGLRIRISDERTGQSDEFHYEDGLVAFVQHLNRTETAIFPTVVHVIGEHTGDTGPVGVDVALQYNDGFSENIRCYCNGIYNSEGGTHLSGFRSALTRVLNNYGRKENIFKDIQPQGEDFREGLAAIITVRHPDPKFEAQTKIKLVNSDVAGIVESVVAEGLAKFLEENPSVAKAILNKGLRAAEAREAARKARDLARDKSKVTSGGLPEKLRDCRNHDLNLSELYLVEGDSAGGSADTGRDSATQAILPLRGKILNVEKAQLVKVLANTEVAAIFKAIGISPMAEEQDIAKRRYGKIILMTDADVDGSHIRTLLLTFIFRHMRELVKQGCVYVAQPPLYRVLSKTRKNQSPRYVQTQEEMMAELLELGLGGASLLIKPRANLLAERLEQTSEPATEARELSGEDLRKLAERMFAMEEPLEALERRGISLRRLAIDHASPKGMLPRYRVLLGSDEHWFPNKSAMEEFLDSEQEKMGRELKTADEEMRQTAGESGSTDAEAAGKQESSEGEATEEVATLSMIDLHEVRTINEGLRALEADFNLNLNDLLPAPPVNAEPVYPYEIIGHDSPYRLESLRDLVPKLREIGGRGLSYTRFKGLGEMNPNELFETAMDPENRVLKQVTLEDAAAAEEIFRVLMGDHVEPRREFIEKHALDVKDLDI, from the coding sequence TTGAGTAACGAGACACCCAATCAGCCGGATTCCGGTTACAGCGAAGCACAGATCCGTGCCCTGGAAGGAATCGAAGGGATCCGGCTGCGGCCCGACATGTACATCGGCGGAACCGATCTGCACGGCCTGCATCACCTGGTCTACGAGCTCGTTGCCAACAGTGTCGACGAGGCGGTCAACGGCTACGCCACCACCATCTCGGTCACCATCCATGGTGACGGCAGCTGCACCGTTGTCGACGACGGCCGCGGCATTCCCGTCGGTCCCATGCCCGACATGGAGAACCGCTCGGCCCTCGAGGTCGTCTTCACCGAGATCCATGCCGGGGGCAAGTTCGATCGCAAGAGTGGATACACCGTTGGTACCGGCGGACTGCACGGTGTGGGTATCACCGCGGTGAATGCCTGCAGCGAATGGCTCGAAGCCGAAGTGCGCCGCCAGGGACACGTCTGGACGATCGAGTTCCGCGAAGGGGTTGTCGAGACGCCGCTCAAGAAGGGAGGCGCGACTGACCAGACTGGTACGAAGATCACCTTCAAGCCGGACGGCACGATCTTTCAGACAACCAGCTTCTCATACGACGGCCTGCACAAGACCCTGCAGGATGCCGCCTTCCTGAATGCCGGTCTGCGGATCCGCATCTCGGACGAACGGACCGGCCAGTCCGACGAGTTCCACTACGAGGACGGCCTGGTCGCATTCGTCCAGCACCTCAACCGGACCGAGACCGCAATCTTTCCTACGGTCGTGCATGTTATCGGCGAGCATACCGGTGATACCGGACCGGTCGGTGTCGACGTCGCCCTGCAGTACAACGACGGGTTCTCCGAAAACATCCGGTGTTACTGCAACGGCATCTACAACAGCGAAGGTGGTACGCACCTCAGCGGGTTCCGCAGTGCCCTGACCCGCGTGCTGAACAACTACGGCCGCAAGGAAAACATCTTCAAGGACATTCAGCCCCAGGGGGAAGACTTCCGCGAAGGTCTGGCCGCCATCATCACGGTGCGGCATCCCGATCCGAAGTTCGAAGCCCAGACGAAGATCAAGCTGGTCAACTCCGACGTGGCCGGCATCGTCGAGTCGGTGGTTGCCGAAGGCCTCGCCAAGTTCCTCGAAGAGAACCCTTCGGTTGCCAAAGCGATCCTGAACAAGGGTCTGCGTGCAGCCGAAGCCCGCGAAGCGGCGCGCAAGGCCCGCGACCTGGCCCGCGACAAGTCGAAGGTGACCAGTGGCGGATTGCCGGAGAAGCTCCGTGATTGCCGCAACCACGACCTGAATCTCTCCGAGCTGTACCTGGTGGAAGGGGACTCGGCCGGTGGATCGGCCGATACCGGACGGGACTCGGCGACGCAGGCGATCCTGCCGCTGCGGGGGAAAATCCTCAACGTCGAGAAAGCCCAGCTCGTCAAGGTTCTGGCCAATACCGAAGTGGCGGCCATCTTCAAGGCGATCGGTATCTCTCCGATGGCCGAAGAGCAGGACATCGCCAAGCGGCGTTACGGCAAGATCATTCTGATGACCGATGCCGACGTCGACGGTTCACACATCCGTACGCTGCTGCTGACGTTCATCTTCCGGCACATGCGCGAACTGGTGAAGCAGGGCTGCGTCTACGTGGCCCAGCCGCCGCTGTACCGCGTGCTCTCCAAGACCCGCAAGAACCAGTCCCCCCGCTACGTGCAGACGCAGGAAGAGATGATGGCCGAGCTGCTCGAGCTGGGCCTGGGGGGTGCCTCGCTGCTGATCAAGCCGCGTGCCAACCTTCTTGCCGAACGGCTGGAACAGACCTCGGAACCGGCGACCGAAGCCCGGGAACTCTCCGGCGAGGACCTCCGCAAACTGGCCGAGCGGATGTTCGCCATGGAAGAACCGCTCGAGGCGCTCGAACGCCGCGGCATCTCCCTCAGGCGGCTGGCGATCGATCACGCTTCTCCCAAGGGGATGCTGCCCCGGTACCGGGTGCTGCTCGGTTCCGACGAACACTGGTTCCCGAACAAGTCGGCGATGGAAGAGTTCCTCGACTCCGAGCAGGAGAAGATGGGCCGCGAACTCAAGACGGCCGACGAGGAGATGCGACAGACGGCAGGTGAGAGTGGATCAACCGACGCCGAAGCCGCAGGCAAGCAGGAGTCGTCTGAGGGAGAGGCCACGGAGGAAGTGGCCACGCTCTCGATGATCGACCTGCACGAGGTGCGTACGATCAACGAGGGACTGCGGGCCCTCGAGGCCGACTTCAATCTCAACCTGAACGATCTGCTTCCGGCACCGCCCGTCAACGCCGAGCCGGTCTACCCGTACGAGATTATCGGCCACGACTCGCCGTACCGCCTCGAAAGTCTGCGTGACCTGGTTCCGAAGCTGCGTGAGATCGGCGGACGGGGCCTCTCCTACACCCGCTTCAAGGGTCTGGGCGAAATGAACCCGAACGAGCTGTTCGAGACGGCGATGGACCCGGAGAACCGCGTTCTCAAGCAGGTGACGCTCGAAGATGCCGCCGCGGCCGAAGAGATCTTCCGCGTGCTGATGGGAGATCACGTCGAGCCCCGTCGGGAGTTCATCGAGAAGCACGCTCTGGACGTGAAGGACCTCGACATCTGA
- the dnaN gene encoding DNA polymerase III subunit beta: MKLECSRSLLAAAFQTVSGVVPTRTPNEILKNVKLTVADGTATLVGTDQEVGVRYEIPEVVTSSMGEVLLPTQRVSAILREVQDDMLTFEVTEDALWIRAGQSEFRLSIEDPGEFPDVPTFTDEDFFVVTGGNFKKGIQRTLFATDVESTRYALGGVLLELAGETMTMAATDSRRLAVCSSSCSTQGNIEQDETRQVVPSKAMSLIERSIHDSEAEIRVAVHANDVLVSSGNTTIYARLVEGRFPRYQDVVPNEFDITIELVVAPFLAAVRQAMIVTNEESRGVDFAFGNGTLTLNSSANDVGTSKIQLPISYEGDELVITFDPRFVAEFLRVLDGADSVTLNLIDANSAAVFKADESYTYVVMPLSREER; this comes from the coding sequence ATGAAGCTGGAATGTTCTCGCTCTCTGCTCGCTGCTGCATTTCAGACCGTCTCGGGAGTTGTTCCCACACGGACTCCCAATGAGATTCTCAAGAATGTGAAGCTCACGGTGGCAGACGGGACCGCCACTCTCGTGGGAACCGACCAGGAAGTCGGCGTCCGGTACGAGATCCCTGAGGTGGTCACCAGCTCGATGGGTGAAGTCCTGCTGCCGACGCAGCGGGTCTCGGCCATCCTGCGGGAAGTGCAGGATGACATGCTCACCTTCGAGGTGACCGAAGACGCATTGTGGATCCGGGCCGGACAGAGCGAGTTCCGGCTGTCGATCGAAGATCCCGGCGAATTCCCCGACGTGCCCACCTTCACCGACGAGGATTTCTTCGTCGTCACCGGCGGCAACTTCAAGAAGGGGATCCAGCGGACGCTCTTCGCCACCGACGTCGAAAGCACCCGCTACGCCCTTGGCGGCGTGCTCCTCGAACTGGCCGGCGAGACCATGACCATGGCGGCCACCGACAGTCGCCGTCTGGCGGTCTGCTCCTCCAGCTGTTCCACACAGGGAAACATCGAGCAGGATGAAACACGGCAGGTCGTTCCCTCCAAGGCGATGTCGCTGATCGAACGCAGCATTCACGACTCGGAGGCGGAGATTCGCGTCGCGGTCCATGCGAACGACGTGCTGGTCTCCAGCGGCAACACAACGATCTATGCACGACTCGTCGAAGGCCGGTTCCCCCGCTATCAGGACGTCGTGCCGAACGAGTTCGACATCACCATCGAACTTGTCGTCGCTCCGTTCCTGGCGGCTGTGCGGCAGGCGATGATCGTCACCAACGAGGAAAGCCGGGGCGTCGATTTCGCGTTCGGCAACGGCACGCTCACGCTCAACAGTTCGGCCAACGACGTGGGGACCTCGAAGATCCAGCTTCCCATCAGCTACGAGGGGGACGAGCTGGTGATCACGTTCGATCCGCGGTTCGTCGCCGAGTTCCTGCGGGTCCTCGACGGGGCCGATTCGGTCACGCTGAACCTGATCGACGCCAACAGTGCGGCCGTCTTCAAGGCGGACGAAAGCTACACCTACGTCGTCATGCCGCTGTCCCGCGAAGAGCGGTAG